The following are encoded in a window of Impatiens glandulifera chromosome 5, dImpGla2.1, whole genome shotgun sequence genomic DNA:
- the LOC124940622 gene encoding peroxidase 43: MAVAISLFIIFVCLCGISISEGQLRAGFYADTCPDAESTVSSVVREAAQFSSKVAPALLRLHFHDCFVQGCDGSILINNGGNAEKHAFSHQGVGGFEVIDKAKSQLENLCPGVVSCADIVALAARDAVVLANGPAYVVQTGRRDGRVSSVSAADNMPDVTDSIQQLKAKFIQKGLSEKDLVILSAAHTIGTTACFFMTERLYSFPQNGGTDPSINPSFLPELRSSCPQNGNVNARLPIDRGSGDTFDVRIMQNIRGGFAVLQSDAQLYVDETTKEIVDSYIDPNPIFGPNFESDFADSMVRMGTLGVNTGFEGEIRRTCSAFN; this comes from the exons atggcTGTAGCAATATCTCTGTTCATCATCTTTGTTTGTCTGTGTGGAATTTCTATTTCAGAAGGTCAACTTAGAGCTGGGTTCTACGCCGATACTTGCCCTGATGCTGAATCCACGGTCAGCTCCGTGGTCCGCGAAGCAGCTCAGTTTAGCTCCAAAGTCGCCCCAGCTTTGCTTAGGCTTCACTTCCATGACTGCTTCGTTCAG GGGTGTGATGGGTCAATATTGATAAACAATGGAGGAAATGCAGAGAAACACGCATTTAGCCACCAAGGAGTGGGAGGATTTGAGGTGATAGACAAGGCTAAATCCCAGCTTGAAAACCTATGCCCAGGGGTTGTCTCTTGCGCTGATATTGTAGCCTTGGCTGCTAGAGACGCCGTCGTTTTG GCAAATGGGCCTGCTTATGTGGTTCAAACGGGGCGACGAGATGGTAGAGTTTCCAGTGTTTCGGCAGCAGATAACATGCCAGATGTAACTGATTCAATTCAACAACTTAAAGCCAAGTTTATACAAAAGGGTCTCTCAGAAAAGGATCTCGTGATTTTAAGTG CTGCTCATACAATTGGAACAACAGCATGCTTCTTCATGACCGAAAGACTATATAGCTTTCCTCAAAATGGAGGAactgacccgtccataaacccTAGCTTCTTGCCAGAGTTAAGATCTTCGTGCCCCCAGAATGGAAACGTGAATGCTCGGTTACCAATTGACCGTGGGAGTGGTGACACTTTTGATGTTCGCATAATGCAAAACATACGAGGTGGCTTTGCTGTTCTTCAATCCGACGCTCAACTCTACGTGGATGAAACAACAAAGGAGATTGTGGACTCGTATATTGACCCGAACCCAATCTTTGGACCTAACTTTGAGTCAGATTTTGCAGACTCCATGGTGAGGATGGGCACTTTGGGGGTTAATACAGGGTTTGAAGGAGAGATCAGGCGGACGTGTAGTGCTTTCAACTAG